Proteins co-encoded in one Anabas testudineus chromosome 8, fAnaTes1.2, whole genome shotgun sequence genomic window:
- the syngr1a gene encoding synaptogyrin-1a codes for MDGFQAYGAGKAGGAFDPLTFVRQPQTVVRILCWLFSIVVLGCVANEGYINRPDEEEEYCIFNRNQHACTYAVTMGTLCFLCSAAFLALDVYFPQISGVRDRKKAVMADIGVSALWSLVWFVGFCFLANQWQVSKEEDNPLNEGADAARSAIVFSFFSVFTWGGLTLLSLERLKRVSFEEEYNKLFTPPLA; via the exons ATGGATGGTTTCCAGGCCTATGGAGCGGGGAAGGCGGGGGGAGCATTTGACCCCCTGACCTTTGTCAGACAACCTCAGACTGTGGTGAGGATCCTGTGTTGG CTTTTCTCCATTGTGGTCCTGGGATGTGTTGCCAATGAGGGCTACATTAACCGGcctgatgaggaggaggagtacTGCATCTTTAACCGCAACCAGCATGCCTGCACCTATGCCGTCACCATGGGAACACTGTGCTTCCTCTGCAGCGCTGCTTTTCTTGCGCTAGATGTTTACTTTCCTCAGATTAGCGGTGtgagagacaggaagaaggCCGTCATGGCCGACATTGGAGTGTCAG ctctctggtctctggtctggTTTGTgggtttctgttttctggccAATCAGTGGCAGGTTTCTAAAGAAGAAGACAACCCTCTGAATGAAGGAGCAGATGCTGCTCGATCTGCCATCGTCTTTTCGTTCTTCTCAGTCTTCACCTGG ggaggCCTCACTCTGCTGTCTTTGGAGCGTCTAAAGAGAGTCTCCTTTGAAGAGGAATACAACAAACTGTTCACCCCCCCACTCGCCTGA